From the genome of Lotus japonicus ecotype B-129 chromosome 6, LjGifu_v1.2, one region includes:
- the LOC130726189 gene encoding stigma-specific STIG1-like protein 1, translating into MKSLHTLFILLTMLIVPLVIAADSQTPHKESQFFTSVKNHSATKIPKSEASAASLRGGFDGRHYKYGQGIMTCDKYPRVCRVKGSPGPDCCSKKCVNVSTDRNNCGWCGNRCRYSQICCRGKCVNPLFDKNHCGRCGNKCKKGDSCAYGMCSYA; encoded by the coding sequence ATGAAGTCCCTTCACACCCTCTTCATTCTGCTGACCATGCTTATTGTGCCTTTGGTCATTGCTGCTGATTCACAAACACCACACAAAGAATCACAATTCTTCACTTCTGTTAAAAATCACAGTGCAACAAAGATCCCTAAAAGTGAAGCATCAGCTGCCTCTCTACGAGGCGGCTTCGATGGGCGCCATTATAAGTACGGGCAGGGGATCATGACTTGTGATAAATACCCGAGAGTTTGCCGTGTAAAGGGTAGCCCAGGGCCTGATTGTTGTTCGAAGAAATGTGTGAATGTTTCAACAGACAGAAACAACTGTGGTTGGTGTGGAAACAGATGCAGGTACTCGCAGATATGTTGCAGGGGTAAGTGTGTGAATCCTCTGTTTGACAAGAACCATTGTGGAAGATGTGGCAACAAGTGCAAGAAAGGTGATTCATGCGCTTATGGGATGTGCAGCTATGCATGA
- the LOC130725711 gene encoding inactive poly [ADP-ribose] polymerase RCD1-like — protein sequence MNIMDCGYAGELGLVSYIESIHGKLSLGFVRELFLHGMSTFSSTDFGIVETYRCSGASMQARLELFQTQVGITKEIHGDANVRYAWLPFPEGELSTMVECGLGYCMLSAANCTYDTGVLLAAVTCPYASARYCDIDKNDVRHLVLCRVIMGNMELLRPSIGTGTRQFQPISSKYDNGVDDFQSPKYYLVWNMNINTHIYPEFIISFKVNEDAKGHFCGIVGDRNLFGANSYGHGSSGLLESASLVDNGLTSGRVSSIPNIPKSPWLPFSMLIAALSDKVDANDMSLIREHYELYKVKQVSRDDLVKVLRLIVGDTILRATITSLQFKIPSLGE from the exons ATGAATATAATGGATTGTGGATATGCTGGTGAGTTAGGTTTAGTTTCTTACATTGAATCTATACATGGGAAATTGAGTTTGGGTTTTGTGCGAGAGTTGTTCCTTCATGGAATGAGTACTTTTTCAAGTACTGATTTTGGGATAGTTGAGACATATCGTTGCTCAGGTGCATCAATGCAAGCCCGTTTGGAGCTATTCCAAACACAAGTTGGAATTACAAAAGAAATCCATGGGGATGCTAATGTTCGATATGCTTGGCTTCCTTTTCCTGAAGGAGAATTATCTACAATGGTGGAGTGTGGACTTGGGTATTGTATGCTATCTGCAGCCAATTGCACATACGACACTGGTGTTCTTCTGGCAGCGGTTACTTGCCCTTATGCCAG TGCACGCTATTGTGATATCGACAAAAATGATGTTAGACACTTAGTCCTTTGTCGTGTGATAATGGGTAACATGGAACTTCTTCGTCCTAGCATTGGCACCGGAACTCGTCAATTTCAACCCATCAGCTCTAAATATGATAACGGGGTTGATGACTTCCAAAGCCCAAAATACTATTTAGTATGGAATATGAACATAAATACTCATATTTATCCAGAATTTATTATTAGTTTCAAGGTCAATGAGGATGCTAAAG gCCATTTTTGTGGAATTGTGGGAGATAGAAATCTTTTTGGGGCCAATTCTTATGGTCATGGTTCTAGTGGCTTATTGGAGTCAGCATCTTTGGTGGATAAT GGATTAACTTCTGGTAGGGTTTCTAGCATCCCAAACATTCCGAAATCTCCTTGGCTACCTTTTTCTATGCTTATCGCTGCTCTAAGTGACAAGGTTGATGCAAATGATATGAGTCTTATAAGAGAACATTATGAACTATACAAG GTTAAGCAGGTTTCCCGTGATGATCTTGTGAAAGTGCTGAGATTAATAGTTGGAGATACTATATTGAGAGCTACAATAACAAGTCTTCAATTCAAG ATACCATCCCTTGGTGAATAG
- the LOC130725713 gene encoding 3-methyl-2-oxobutanoate hydroxymethyltransferase 1, mitochondrial-like, translated as LATIVKVVETALALQEAGCFSVVLECVPAPVAAAATAALQIPTIEIGAGPFCSGQVLVYHDLLGMLQHPHHAKVTPKFCKQYARVGDIITKALVEYKEDVINGSFPDAQHSPYKISETDANGFLNELQRLGFDKAASAASDAVQKMVTNKSIGERNSTK; from the coding sequence ttggcaacaATTGTCAAGGTTGTGGAGACGGCATTGGCTTTACAGGAAGCAGGGTGCTTCTCGGTTGTTCTAGAATGTGTGCCTGCCCCTGTGGCTGCTGCAGCAACAGCAGCCCTTCAAATTCCGACAATCGAAATTGGAGCTGGACCCTTTTGCAGTGGACAGGTGCTAGTTTATCATGATCTGCTTGGTATGCTACAACACCCCCACCATGCAAAGGTTACTCCAAAATTTTGTAAGCAATATGCCCGTGTTGGAGATATCATCACTAAAGCATTAGTGGAGTATAAGGAAGATGTGATAAATGGTTCATTTCCTGATGCTCAGCATAGCCCATATAAGATCAGTGAAACAGATGCTAATGGTTTCTTGAATGAGTTGCAAAGGTTAGGTTTTGACAAGGCAGCATCTGCGGCGTCTGATGCAGTTCAGAAAATGGTTACAAACAAGTCAATTGGTGAAAGAAACTCGACAAAGTGA